TGACCCGGGCCGCCTACCGCACCTACGAGCAGGTCATCGGCGGCTACGGCCAGTTCCCCGGCGGCGGGTTCGCGGGCGACGAGAACATCAGGCCCGGCTTCGGCGACCCCCGGCAGGGCTTCGAGACCTGCGGCATCGTCGAGTTCATGGCCAGCCACGAACTGCTCACCCGGATCACCGGCGACCCGGTGTGGGCGGACAGGTGCGAGGAACTGGCGTTCAACCTGCTGCCCGCCGCCCTCGACCCGGAGGGCAAGAGCGTCCACTACGTCACCAGCGCCAACAGCGTCGACCTGGACAACGCCCCCAAGACGCAGGGCCAGTTCCAGAACGGCTTCGCCATGCAGTCGCTGCGGCCGGGCGTCGACCAGTACCGCTGCTGCCCGCACAACTACGGCATGGGCTGGCCCTGTTTCACCGAGGAACTCTGGCTCGCCACCCCCGACGGCGGACTGGCCGCCGCGATGTACGCGCCCGCCACCGTCCGCGCCACCGTCGGGCAGGGCACCGAGGTCACCCTCACCGAGGAGACCGACTACCCCTTCGACGGCACCGTCACCCTGACCCTCGCCACCCCGCGCCCGGTCGCCTTCCCGCTGCTGCTGCGGGTGCCCGGCTGGTGCCAGGGCCCGACCCTGCGGGTGAACGGCGCCCCCGTGGCGGCCGGCGACGGACCGTCGTTCGCGCGCGTCGAGCGCACCTGGCGGGACGGCGACCGGGTCACCCTGACGCTGCCCCAGCGCACCACCGTCCGCGCCTGGCCCGCGCAGCGCGACGCGGTGAGCGTCGTCCGCGGCCCGCTCACCTACGCGCTGCGGATCGGCGAGCGCTATGTCCGCACCGGCGGCGACGCCGACTTCCCCGAGTACGACGTGCACGCCACCACGCCCTGGAACTACGGCCTCGTCCCGGGCACCACCCCGGTGGCGCGACGCGTGCAAGGGCCGCTGCCCGCCGACCCGTTCACCCTCGCCACCACCCCGCTCACCCTCACCGCGCGGGCCCGCAAGATCCCGGAGTGGATCGCCGACGACGAGCACGTGGTCGCCCCGCTCCAGCAGAGCCCGGCCCGCGCGACCGGCGCCGTCGAGGAGGTCACGCTCGTCCCGATGGGCGCGGCCCGGCTGCGCGTCACGTCGTTCCCGACAGCGGCCCCCGACGGCAGGCCCTGGACTCCGGAACCGCCGTACCGGCGCGTGCAGAACAAGCACAGCCGGAAGGTGCTCGCGGTCGACGGGATGTCCACGGCGAACAGCGCCCGGGTCGTGCAGTACGACAACACCGGGACGGGCGACCACGCCTGGCAGCTGGTCGACCGGGGCGCGGGCTGGTTCCTGGTGCGCAACGGCCACAGCGGCAAGGTGCTCGGCGTCGACGGCATGTCGACCGCGAACAGCGCCGTCGTCGTCCAGTACGAGGACAACGGCACCGACGACCACCTGTGGACCCTGGACGAACGGGGCGGCGGCTGGTTCCTGGTGCGCAACCGGCACAGCGGCAAGGTCCTGGGGGTGGACGGCATGTCGACGGCGAACAGCGCGCAGGTCGTGCAGTTCGAGGACAACGGCACCGACGACCACCTCTGGCGGCTGCTCTGACCGCCGCCGGTCCTGCCCTCGCCCGGCCCGTCCCCTGGACCCCGACCGACACACCCCGCACAACCTTGACGAGTACACGTCCACGTCGAAGAATGAGCGCGGCTGTGACAACGTTGTCCGCGCGTTCGAGGAGGCACTTCCGCCCATGAGAAGGACCACATGGCTACGCGGCGCGCTGAGGGGGCTGACGGCGGCCGCGCTCCTCGGCGCCGCGCTCTCGGGCCCGTCGGCGCTCGCGGCCGACCGGGACGGTTTTCTCACCGACCTGGTCAACCCGTTCATCGGCACCCAGAACGAGGGCAACACCTACCCGGGCGCGGCCGTGCCCTTCGGGATGGTGCAGTTCTCGCCCGACACCGGCCACAACACCGGCTACGACTACGCCCAGGACCACATCCGCGGCTTCTCCCTCGTCCACCTCTCCGGCGTCGGCTGCGGCCTCGGCGGCGACCTGCCGGTACTGCCCACGACCGGCGAGGTGACACGGACCGACAACGCCGCCTACGCCGCCGGGTTCGGCCACGACGACGAGAGCGCGAGCCCCGGCTACTACCGGGTCGGCCTGGCGACCGGTATCGAGGCCGAACTCACCGCGACCGCCCGCACCGGCGTGCAGCGCTACACCTTCCCGGCCACCGACA
The sequence above is a segment of the Streptomyces griseoviridis genome. Coding sequences within it:
- a CDS encoding RICIN domain-containing protein, with the protein product MPFDRRHFLRTGTLAAGSLAAGVPLATASAAAPAPGTLAPQGLAPDAFTRLPPGSITARGWLAGRLRAQLAGLCGRFAERSHFLDPATSGWTHPENDGWEELPYWLRGYVPLAIATRDATALDRSRRWIDAILATEQSDGFFGPRALRTALNGGPDFWPYLPLLQALRGYEEFTHDARIVPFLGRFLRFMNAQGRGAFDSSWVSLRWGDGMDVALWLHRRTGEAFLLDLVDRMHAWGADWTGPLPSPHNVNIAQGFREPAQYAQRSGDLELTRAAYRTYEQVIGGYGQFPGGGFAGDENIRPGFGDPRQGFETCGIVEFMASHELLTRITGDPVWADRCEELAFNLLPAALDPEGKSVHYVTSANSVDLDNAPKTQGQFQNGFAMQSLRPGVDQYRCCPHNYGMGWPCFTEELWLATPDGGLAAAMYAPATVRATVGQGTEVTLTEETDYPFDGTVTLTLATPRPVAFPLLLRVPGWCQGPTLRVNGAPVAAGDGPSFARVERTWRDGDRVTLTLPQRTTVRAWPAQRDAVSVVRGPLTYALRIGERYVRTGGDADFPEYDVHATTPWNYGLVPGTTPVARRVQGPLPADPFTLATTPLTLTARARKIPEWIADDEHVVAPLQQSPARATGAVEEVTLVPMGAARLRVTSFPTAAPDGRPWTPEPPYRRVQNKHSRKVLAVDGMSTANSARVVQYDNTGTGDHAWQLVDRGAGWFLVRNGHSGKVLGVDGMSTANSAVVVQYEDNGTDDHLWTLDERGGGWFLVRNRHSGKVLGVDGMSTANSAQVVQFEDNGTDDHLWRLL